Below is a genomic region from Alphaproteobacteria bacterium.
CTCGAACGCCACCAACCCCTTTTCGGCGTCGAGCACCTCGATCGGCACCTGCAGCACCTTGCCGCTCTTCGGGCTGACCGGGAGCACCGGCGAATAGGTCTTGCGCCGCTCCTCGCCCAGAGTCGGCAGCATCACGTCCATGATCGCCTGGTAATTGCGCAGCACGCCCCGCAGCGCCTCGTCGAAACGGCCCGAGCGGTAGCTGTCGGACGAGGCGACGAACTCATAGTCGAAGCCGAAGCGGTCGAGGAACTGGCGCAGAAGGCCGTTATTGTGGTCGGCATAGCTCTTGTGCCCGCAGCCGAAGGGATCGGGCACACCGCACAGCGGCTGGTCGAGATGCTCGTGCATCATGTCCTGGTGCGGAACGCCGGGCGGCACCTTGCGCATCCCGTCCATGTCGTCGGAAAAGGCGATCAGCCGGCTCGGCCAGTCGACAATCTCCGAAAGCGCATGGCGGACCATCAGCGTGCGCGCCACCTCCTGGAAGGTGCCGAGGTGCGGCAGGCCCGACGGCCCGTAGCCCGTCTCGAACACGATCGCCTTGTCGCCCGGCCCGTCCGGATAGCGCTTGAGCAGCTTGCGCGCCTCTTCATAGGGCCAGGCCTTGCTGACCCCGGCGGCTTCGCGCAGGTTCCGATCGATCGTCATGGAGCGGCCTCTTCGCCGCTTCGTTGATGCGGCGCAAGGTGATATGAGGCGCTCATGACCGAGATCAGGCCCATCAGCGTGCCCCGTCCGCTCAAGCTGACGCTCGACGATTTCGCGCTGCTTCATGAGGCAGGGGCCTTCGATGCCTACAGCAAGGTGGAGCTGATAGAGGGGGTGCTCTACGCGATGACTCCGCAACAGACGCGCCACGCCTACGCCAAGACGAAGCTCGCTTTTCGTCTCTATGCGATGCTGGAGTCGCTCGGCTCGGAAATGATTCCGCTCGTTGAAGGCACGGTGGCGATGCCGCCGCGAAGTGCGCCCGAACCCGATATCGCCGTGGGCAGGTTCGAACCGGGCGCCAGCGGATATATGCCGCTCTCGGCCATTTCCCTGGTAATCGAAGTCTCCGATACCTCCTTGCGCTATGATCTCGGCAAAAAGAGGCAGCTCTATGCTCGGCACAACGTGGCCGAATATTGGGTGGTCGATCTGCGTGGCGCGCGCATTCACCAATTCTGGTCGCCGGCGGCTGGGCAATATGGCGAGAGCCGCGAGGTCTCTCTTGGCCACCCGGTGGAGAGCCTCACCATCCCCGGGCTCGCGGTTGAGACCGACAATCTGATCTAACCCGTTGCCGTTTCGTTCTATTTCGGCCTAAGCAAGCGCATGGCCTCGCTCCCTTATCCCGCGCTTCACGCGACCCATGGCGGCATCTGGATCGCCTGGGGCGACGGGCGCACGGAAGCGGTCGGCCGCGGCCAGGCGATCGCCCGCGCGGCGGAAACGCCGATGATCATGCTCAACGCGCCGCTCGTCGGCAGCCGGCTCGGCTATCCCGATCTGTCGGGCCTCGACCTGCTCGAGCTCTACGCCTTCGTCCACCCGGCGCGCTTCGCGGTTCCGACGCCCCGGGGCATCGCCCACGCCCTCGGCCTCGCCGAGCCGCAGGGCGACGACCAGGCGGCTGACTTCCTGCGCGGGGCCGCTACGGCCCTTCTCGCCACGCTGGAGACGAACTGGCCGGAGCGCGCCGGCGCCTGGGCCTCGGCGCAGGCCCTCCATCGCCTGCGCTGGCCGTGGGCCGCCGCCGTCGCCCCGCGGCTCAAGAGACCGGAGCGGGACGAGCCATGGCTCTTCTCGAAATTGCCCGAATGGGAGGAAGGCGGCGGCCGCCCGCAACCGCGAGCGATTCGAATCGACCTCGCCGAAACCTCGGACCGGCTCGAACAACTGGTCGGCGAGGGCGCCGAGGCGCGTCAGGGCCAGCGCGATTACGCCGCCGCCGCCGCCGCCGTCTTCGCCCCCCGGGCGCAGGAGGACCGGCCCAACATCCTCCTCGCCGAAGCCGGCACCGGGATCGGCAAGACATTGGGCTATCTCGCCCCCGCCTCGCTCTGGGCCGAGAAGGCCGACGGCGCGGTGTGGATCTCGACCTTCACCAAGGCGCTCCAGCGCCAGCTCGACCGCGAGGGCGCCCGCCTCTTCCCCGACGCCGCCCAGCGCAAGGCGAAGATCGTCGTGCGCAAGGGCCGCGAGAATTATCTCTGCCTGCTCAATCTGGAGGACGCGCTTCAGGGCGGCTTCGCCGGCCGCGCGGCGATCCTCGCCCAGCTCGTCGCCCGCTGGGCCGCCTACAGCAAGGACGGCGACATGGTCGGCGGCGACCTTCCGGGCTGGCTGACCTCGCTCTTCCGCCGCGCCGGCGCGACGGCTCTGACCGACCGGCGCGGCGAATGCGTCTATGCCGGCTGCCCGCACTATCGCCGCTGCTTCATCGAGCGCGCCTCGCGGGCGAGCCAGGACGCCGACCTGGTCATCGCCAACCACGCGCTGGTCATGGTCAACGCCGCGCGCGGCCGCGAGGAGGGACGGGCGCCGACCCGGATCGTGTTCGACGAGGGCCATCATCTGTTCGACGCCGCCGATTCGACCTTCGCCGCCGCCTTCACCGGCCAGGAGGCGATCGAGCTTCGCCGCTGGATCGTCGGCCCGGAAGGGAAGAGCCGAGGCCGCCGCCGGGGCCTCTCGGCCCGCCTGATGGACGTCGCCTCCTATGACGAGGCCGGATCGCTCGCGCTCGACACCGCGGTGCAGATGGCCGGAGCGCTCCCCGGCGATTCCTGGCTTCAGCGGATCGCCGAGGGCCAGCCCTTCGGCCCGATCGAGGCCCTGCTCGCGGCGGTGCGCGGCTCGGTCTACGCCCGCGCCACCGCGCAGGACGCGGGCTACGGCCTGGAGACCGAGCTGGCCGAGCCCGATCCCGCTCTGGTCGAGGCCGCCGCGCCCGCGCTCGAGGCGCTCGAATCCCTGCTCCGCCCCCTGGTCGCGCTCGGCAAGAGGCTCGAGGCGGTGATCGAGGACGCCCCCGACTGGCTCGATCCGCAGGCCCGCGCCCGGGTCGAAGGCGCCATCGGCGGCCTCGCCTGGCGGGTTCAGACGCTCCAGGCCTGGATCGCGCTGACGGCTCGGATCGGCGGCCCGGCCGATCCCGATTTCGTAGACTGGCTCGCGGTCGAGCGGGTCGAGGGGCGCGAATATGATCTCGGCCTCCACCGTCATTGGCTCGATCCCACCCGCCCGCTCGCCGAGGCGGTGCTCAAGCCCGCCCACGGCGTGCTCGTCACTTCCGCGACCCTGCGCGGCGGCGAGAGCGACTGGGCCGCCGCCGAGGCGCGCACCGGCGCGCGCCACCTCGGCAATGCCGCCGGCCGCTTCGAGGCGGCGAGCCCGTTCGATTATGCCGCCAATTCGGAGGTGCTGGTCGTCACCGACGTCAAAAAGGGCGATCTGCCCTCTTTGGCCGGCGCCTATGCCCGGCTGATCGAGGCGGCCGAGGGCGGAACGCTCGGCCTGTTCACCGCCATCCAGCGGCTCAAGGCCGTCAACGCCCGAATCGCCGACCGCCTGGCGCGCGCGGGCCTTCCGCTCTACGCCCAGCACGTCGATCCGATCGACACCGGCACGTTGGTCGACATCTTCCGCGACGATCCGCATGCGAGCCTGCTCGGCACGGACGCGCTTCGCGACGGAGTCGACGTGCCCGGCCATTCGCTTCGGCTGGTGGTGATGGAGGGCGTTCCCTGGCCCCGGCCCGACGTGCTTCATGCCGCTCGGCGGGCGGCGAACGGCGGCACCGCCTATGACGACCGGGTGGTGCGCGCCCGCCTCGCCCAGGCGTTCGGCCGGCTGATCCGCCGGCAGGTCGATCGCGGCCTGTTCGTTCTCCTCTCCGCGGCGACTCCGAGCCGCCTGCTCACCGCCTTCCCGCCCGGCGTTCGCGTGACCCGCCTGCCGCTCGCCGAAGCGGTCGATCGGGTGCGCGCCCGGCTTTCCAGCGGCGGCACGCTCGGGCATGAAAGCCTTGGAGATATTGCCGAAAGAATCGAATGAAGCTGCTCAGCCTGCTGCGTCACGCCAAGTCCGACTGGCACGATTCCTCGCTGACCGATTTCGCCCGGCCGTTGAACGGCAGGGGCCGCGAGGCGGCGCGGCGGATGGGGCGCGAGATGCGCACGCTCGGCCTCGCCTGGGATCGCATCCTCGCCTCCCCCGCCGCCCGGGTGACCGAAACTCTCGCCGGCCTCGAAGAGAGCCTGGGCTCCCTCCAGGTCCATTATGACGAGCGCATCTACCTCGCCTCGACCGAAACCCTGCTGCAGATCGTCCGCGAGGCCGGGGAACCGCACCGCAGCCTGCTCCTCGTCGGCCACAATCCGGGCATGGAGCGCCTCGCCTTGCTGCTCAGCCGCGGCGGCAAGCTCCACGACGAGGTCGCCGAAAGATATCCGACGGGGGCGCTGGCGGAGATCGCGCTACCGATCGAGCATTGGCGCGACGCGGGCGACGGGGCGGGAACGCTGGAGCGGTTTCTAAGGCCGAGGGACCTTCGGTGATGCGCAGCGACCGCGAAACGGCGAAAGCGATCGCCCGGCTTCAAGCACTGATCGACGAGGGCAGGAATTCACCGCCAAGCGATCGAACGATCGAGTAGATCATCGTAGAGTCTCAGGGCTGTATCGGCGCTCCAGCCACCTATTCAGCCGAAGGCGATGGGGAGGAAAAATCGAGCTAATCCTCACTCCCGCCGCAACGTCCGCAAGGATGCGGGGGAGCCCGCCCGACGCCCCTCAGGCGACGAGCCGCCGCGGCGGCGGAATGGTCCTGCCCATCTCCCGCGCTGCCTCGATCCAGCAGCTGATCGCGTCGAGGACGTTTTCGAGGGCCTCTTGCGGAGTCTCGCCGTCGGATTTGCAGCCGGGCAGCTCCGGCACGGTAGCCAGGTAACCGCCGCCCTCTTCATTCGATAACGGGCGAATGCGAATTTCGTAATCCTGCGCGCTCATCCGCTCCCTCTTGCCATGACGGCGTCGACGAACCTGACCAGATCGGCGACATAGACCGGCTTGATTGGCCGATGGGCGGGAATGGTCAGGATATCCGCCTGGCTTCCATGCTTCACCTTGTAATGTGACCCTTTTCGCGGTGCCGTGCAAGCAATGCCGAAGGCCGCGCAGACCGCGATGACATCCTCGATCCGCCAATCGCGGTGATTCGCGCGCATGCGCTCTAACAGCTTTTCCCCTCGCGCCATTTCGTCTGTCTATTAAGAATAGGAAGTGCGGCCGCCTAGCCGCCGCTCTCCGCCAGCGCGTCTACGAGCAGGTCGCGGATGGCGCGCAGCTCCCCGATGGCAAGCGCCGGGACCTGCGCGGCGGACGCCGGCGCCAGCGCTGCAGCGGACATCACCTCGGGGGCCTCCTCCGCATCCCCCTTGCGCAGCACCTGCTGCACGCCGCGGATCGTATAGCCTTCCTGGTTGAGCAGGCGGTGGATTCGCTTGGCCAGCGCGACGTCGTCGGGGCGGTAGTAGCGGCGGTTGCCGGCGCGCTGCAGCGGCTTCAGTTGGGGAAAGCGGGTCTCCCAATAGCGCAATATGTGCTGCGGGACTCCGAGGTCGGCCGCAAGCTCCCCGATCGTTCGGAAGGCGAGGTCGCTCTTGCGGCTGGGCTGCGCCATGCCGCCCTTATCCGGCGCGGGCGATCCGCTCGCGCATGATCTGGCTGGCGCGGAAGGTGAGCACTCGGCGCGGCGCGATCGGCACCTCGACCCCGGTCTTGGGATTGCGCCCGACCCGCTCGCCCTTGTCGCGCAGGATGAAGCTTCCGAAGCCGGAAATCTTGACGTTCTGCCCATCGGCCAGCGAGGCGCACATATGGTGGAGAATGCCCTCGACGATGCCCGCCGATTCGGCGCGCGACAGTCCGATCTCGCGATGGACGATGTCGGCGAGGTCGGCTCGGGTGAGTGTGCCCACGGACGGCTTCCTTATCGTACCTGCGTCGGCCATCGAGTCTTTCCCCCTCTCAACCGAGAAAGTGGAACACTAATCGACCTTTAGGCCCAGCACAACCGCATCCGTGCAGGAGTGTGGCGACTTTGTTGCGGGACCGCAACCAAAGGGCTCGTGGCCGGGCACGAATCCTAATAGCGCACCAAGGCCGCGCCCCAGGTGAAGCCGCCGCCCATCGCCTCGAGCATGATGAGGTCGCCCTTCCTGATCCGCCCGTCGCGGACCGCGGTGTCGAGCGCCAGCGGTACCGAGGCCGCGGAGGTATTGGCGTGCTGGTCGACGGTGACCACCACCTTGGCGGGGTCGAGCCCCAGTTTCCGTGCGGTGGCGTCGAGGATCCGCTTGTTCGCCTGGTGCGGCACGACCCAGTCGATCTCCTCGACCCGGTGGCCGGCCGCTTCGAGCGTCTCCCCGAGCACCGCGGCGAGGTTGACGACCGCGTGACGGAAGACCTCCTTGCCCTTCATGCGGAGCTTTCCGACCGTTCCGGTGGTCGAGACTCCGCCGTCGACGAAGAGCAGGTCGTTGTGCCGCCCGTCGGCGTGGAGCCTGGTCGCGAGGATTCCGACGTCAGCGCCTTCGGCGGCCTTCAGCACCACGGCGCCGGCGCCGTCGCCGAAGAGGACGCAGGTCGCCCGATCCTCCCAGTCGAGGATCCGGCTGAACGTCTCCGATCCGATCACCAGCGCATAATCGGCCATCCCGCCCTTCACCATATTGTCGGCGACCGAGAGCGCGTAGAGGAAGCCGGTGCAGACGGCGGCGACGTCGAAGGCGATGCAATCGTCGATTCCGAGCGCGGTCTGGACGATGGTCGCGCTGGCGGGAAAGGTCTGGTCGGGAGTCGCGGTGGCCAGCACGATCAGGCCGATCTGTTGCGGCTCGATTCCCGCTGCCGCGAGCGCCTTCTTCGCCGCCTCGGTCGCCAAAGTCGCGGTCGTCTCGCCGTCGGCGGCGATGTGGCGGGCCTCGATTCCGGTGCGCTCGACGATCCATTCGTGAGTCGTGTCGACGCGCTCGACCAGCTCCTGGTTGGTCACCCGGCGCGGCGGTAGCGCAGAGCCCGTGCCGACGATCGTCGAGCGCCTCATTTCGCGGCTGCCAGCTCGGCGCTTCGGGCGGAGATGTTGGCGAGGTCCTCGGAGATCTTGCGGGTCAGATCCTCGCGCACCATCCGCGCCGCGACCCGGATCGCATTGGCCGCGCCGCGGTCGGTCGCGCTTCCGTGGCTCTTCACGACGAGCCCGTTGAGGCCGAGGAAGACCGCGCCGTTGTGGTTGTTGGGATCGAGATGGTGGCGAAGCAGCTCGGTCGCCGGGCGCGAGATCAGGAATCCGATCTTCGAGCGCACCGAGGAGGTGAAGGCGCGCCGCAGAAGGTCGGTCACGAAGCGCGCCGTGCCCTCCAGCGACTTGAGCGCGATATTGCCGGAGAAGCCGTCCGTGACGATCACGTCGACGTCGCCGCGCGACAGCTTGTCGCCCTCGATGAAGCCGTCGAAGCGCATGTGGAGATGCTCGGAGCCGCGAAGGATCGCCGCGGCCGCCTTGAGCTCGTCCGTGCCCTTCAATTCCTCGGTGCCGATGTTCAAAAGCTGCACCCGCGGCCGATCGAGCTCGAGCACGACCTGGGCGTAGACCGCGCCCATCACCGCGAACTGGACGAGGTTGTCCGCGTCGCATTCGGTGTTGGCGCCGAGATCGAGCATGACGACGTCGTTGTCGCCCAGCGTCGGAAGCAAGGCGGCGAGCGCCGGGCGGTGGATTCCGGGCATGGTGCGGAGCGCGAGCTTGGCCATGGCCATCAGCGCCCCGGTATTGCCGCCGGAGACGCAGGCATGGGCCTCGCCCTCCTTCACCGCGGCGATCGCCCGGCCCATGGAGGTCGTCTTGGCGCGGCGGATCGCCTGGCTCGGCTTGTCGTCGCCGGAGATGACGTCGGCGCAGTGGACGACGTCGGAGACCGCGGCGAGCGCCGGGCGGTTCGCGAGCTCGCCGCGAATCGCCGCCTCGTCGCCGAACAGCAGGAAGGAAAGGTCGTCGCGGCGCTCATGGGCGAGCGCGGCGCCGGCGATCATCACCGCGGCGCCGGCATCGCCACCCATCGCGTCGATTGCGATCCGCGGCGCGCTCCCCACTTTCCGCTTCTCCCGTCGTTAGGTGACCGGAGCGTCCTACGCCTTCTCGGAGAGGATTTCACGGCCCTTGTAATGGCCGCAGCTGGCGCAGACGTTGTGCGGCAGGCGAAGCTCGCCGCAATTCGGGCACTCCTGAAATTGCGGGTTTTTGAGAGCGTCGTGGCTGCGGCGCATGTTGCGCTTGGACGGCGATGTTTTTCTCTTGGGGACGGCCATCGTGGCACCTGTTCCATTTTCTCGAAGTTCGGATCATCGATCGCAGGGCGAAGGGGTCAACGGCCGCCGGGCCGCTGGCCTTCTGGCCTTTGCTCTCGCGTGAAGGGAGCGGCCTATAGCGAAATCGCGCGCGGTTGCAAGCGGCGCGGCGCCGTGCGAACGCTCGTCGGACACGAGGGGAGGGACCCGATGATCCTGCCGATCACGATGACGCTCGCGGGCGCGTCCGCATTGCTCACCATCTGGCTCGCAGCGCGGGTCTCGCGCGTGCGGCGTCAGTATAAGGTCAGCGTCGGCGACGGCGGCAACGAGGCGCTCCTTCGCCGAATCCGCGCCCACGGCAATTATATCGAAACGATGCCGCTCACGATCATCCTCGTCGGCCTGATCGAGCTTGCCGGCGGCGACGGGCGGATCCTGTGGGCGGCGGCGATCCTCTACATCCTCTCCCGGATCCTGCACGCCTTCGGAATGGACGGCGATCACCGCCTGCGCCTGCGCGTGATCGGCATGTCGGGAAGCACGCTCGTCCTCGTCGGCCTCGCCGGCTGGTCCTTGTCCTACGCCTACCGCCAGCCGCCCGCGGCCTCGGTCCACGAGATGCGGATCGGCCCCGGCCGGACGGCGTCGCGCTAGTCCCCTTTTTCGTCATTGCGAGGGCCCCGGCGAAAGCCGGGGGCCGCGGCAATCCAGCGGGCCCCTGAGTCAACACTGGATTGTTTCGCTCCGCTCGCAATGACGGTGTAGGCTCAGCCCCGCGCCAGCACCCGGTCGGCGACGAACGGGTTGGTCTGCCGCTCGCGCCCGAAGGTCGACATCGGCCCGTGGCCCGGCACGAACGCCGTGTCGTCGCCGAGCGGCCACAGGCGCGAGGTGATCGCGTCGATCAGATCCTGGTGGTTGCCCATCGGAAAGTCGGTCCGCCCGATCGAGCCCTGGAACAGGACGTCGCCGACGATCGCCAGCTTGGACGGCGGGTGGTGGAAGACGACGTGCCCCGGCGTGTGCCCCGGGCAGTGATAGACGTCGAGCGTGAGCTCGCCGACCGTCACCCGGTCCCCGTCGACCAGCCAGCGGTCGCTTTCGAAGCTCTTCCCCGTAATCCCGTAATTGCGCCCGTCATCCTCGAGCCTGGCGATCCAGAAGCGGTCGTCCTCGTGCGGCCCCTCGATCTTCACGCCGAGCTCGTCGGCGAGGATCTTGGCCGAACCGCAATGGTCGATATGGCCGTGGGTCAGCAGGATCTTCTCGATCGTGACTTGGTGCTGCGCCGCCGCCGCCTTGAGCCGGTCGAGGTCGCCGCCCGGATCGGTGAAGGCGCCGCGCATCGTCGCGGTGCACCAGATCAGGCAGCAATTCTGCTGCAGCGGCGTGACGGGCAGGATCGCGACCTTCATCGGCGGGTTGGGAGCCATGACCGAGCCAATGCCCTTGGCGTTCCCTGGTTGCAAGCTAAGGTGTCGCCGATGGAGCTGACCCGCCGCGAAGCGCTCGCCGCCGCCTTTGTGCCGCTCCTCCCGGCCGCGCCCACGCCCAGCTACGCCGCGGCCGCCGAGCCCGACTATGACGTCCCCTACGTCCCCACCCCGCCCGAACTGGTCGAGGCCATGCTCGATCTCGCCGGCGTGGCGCGCGGCGACTATCTCATCGACCTCGGCTGCGGCGACGGGAGGATCGCCATCGCCGCCGCCCGCCGCGGCGCCCGCGCCCTCGGAGTCGACATCGATCCCTCGCGCATCGAGGCCGCCAACCTCGCCCTCAGCCTCGCCAATCTCGAAGGCGCCAACGTCCGCTTCCGCCGCCAGGACCTCTTCGCCACCCCGATCCGCGAGGCGAGCGTCATCGCCCTCTACCTCCTGCCGGCCATCAACCTGCGCTTGCGCCCGCGCCTCCTCACCGAGCTTCGCCCCGGCGCCCGGATCGTCTCCCACGCCTTCGACATGGGCGAATGGCGCCCCGAGGCCGAAGAGCGCCACGACGGCCGCCGCATCCTGCTCTGGCGGGTTCCCGCGGTGGCCGGCGGACGCTGGGCGCTGCGCGAGGCGGACGGCACGGCCTGGGCGCTGGATCTCGACCAGCGCTTCCAGGACGTGACGGGGACGATGAGCGGGCAAGGGCGGGTGGTGGAGGTGGAAGGCACCCTGACGGGAACCGCCCTCGCCTTCACCGCCGGCGATCGCCGCTTCGAGGGTGTGGTCGGCGGCGCCAGCATGGAGGGCGAAGGCTGGCGCGCCACCCGCGCCCAATAATTTTCGTCTTTTGAACCAGAAGGGCTTGCAATGTAGGATTTCGTTCTATTTATGTATCGGCTCCTTGATTCGACGGAGCCCGATTCGAATGGTCGTGAGAAAGGCCGAGCGCCTCGCCGTCCCCAAATCCGCTTTGCCGGACTTCACCCCGGTCCCCCGCAAGCAGCCGCGCCACGACGGCTGGACGCCCGAGCGCCAGCGGGCGTTCATCGGCTTCCTCGCCGACACCGGCTGCGTCAGCATCGCCTGCCGGATGGTGAACATGAGCCAGCCGAGCTATTATCAGCTCCGCCGCCAGCCCGGCGCCGAAAGCTTCCGCGCCGCCGCCGACGCCGCCCAGACGCTCGGCCTGCAATGCGCCAAGGACGAGGCGTTCGATCGGGCGATGAACGGCGAGCTCATCCCGGTCTTCGTCGCCGGCAAGCTGATGGGCTTCCGCAGAAAGAAGAACGACCGCCTCCTGATGTTCATCCTGCGCCACTACGGCCAGGACGCCCAGGGCCGCAAAACGACGATCAACTACTTCAGCACGAAGGCCACAGCCGGTGCTGCCACCTCCAGCCCCTCCCCCCTGGCGGGGGAGGGTCGACTCGTCGAAGGCGAGCGGGGAGAGGGGGCCGCTGCCGCCCTCGCGGCAGCCGAAAGCAGCACCACCACCGTCAAGACAGTCATCAGCGGAAACCCCACCCCGCCCGGAATCGACGACGCCTCCGCCGCCAACCTCATCAACGACTTCGCCGGCGTCGATCTCGACCCCCAGGCCCAGGCCGAGATCTACTGCGCCCTCGAATCCGCCGCCGAGCGCCGCCGCGCCCTCGACGCCACCCCCGAGCAGGACCGCGACCGCATCTGGATCGGCGCGGCCGAGACCAATGGCTATCTCGGCCAACTCGAAAGCGGCGCCGAAAGCGACTGGATCGAATACAGGCCGGAGGGAGAGCATGCCTGGGAGGGCCTCGGCAAAGGCGGCGAAGCTGCCGAGATCGACGAGGTTCTGGCCGGCATCGAGGCCCGCAAGGCGGCGATGACGCCCGACGATCTCGCCGCCCAACGCGCCGCCGAGGACGCCATGGCCCGCGACCAGCACGAGAAGCAGAACAGGCCGCTCCCCGGCTATCTCGGCGGCGCGAATCCGGCCTTGCCGGCGCCCGATCTCAATCCGGACGATCCGATGCTTGATTGGCGGAACTGGAAGGAAGGCGCCTACACGTCGCCCCAAAATCCGCCCCGGAACGGGGAGGGGGACCAGCCGGAGCCTTCGGCGGCGGCTGGTGGAGGGGCCGCCGCGCCGGCGGCGGAAGCACTGAGCGAAGGCGAGGGGCCTGAGCCGTCTTCCGCTCATCCTGAGCCTGTCGAAAGACGAACCCACCGCCCGCGAAAGCGCTCTCCTGGGCATGTCCCGAGCGAAGCCTGTCCCGAGCCTGTCGAAGGGCTCGAGCCTGTCCCGGCGCAGGCCCGGAAACGCCGAACCCCCTCCCCCTCGATGGGGGAGGGTTGGGGTGGGGGTGGCGCCACAGCCGCTTCGGCAGCGGAAATCAGCACGCCGGAGCCCAAGCCCAAGCGAACCCACAGGCCGCGCGGGCCCTACAAGAAACGCCAGCCCAAGCCCCGCTTCACCGCGCCCGACGCCGCGGCCTACGAGGCGCGGAAGGCCGAGGCCGTGGCGGCGGTGGAAACGGAGCGGCGTGTGGAGGCGAAGGCCGAGGCGGAGAGGCGGAAAACCAGGTCCCGCCGAAACTAAACGCGCGGGCGCGCGTCGCCTCGGTGGACGAGAGCATCGCGGCTCTCGCCGCGGCGCAGAAGCGCGTGGAGGAGGCCTGGGATCGGATCTTCGACGCGCTCACGGACGATCGCGACGAGGAGGAGCTGGTAGCCTGTCCTGAGCGCAGTCGAAGGGCGATCCCGGAGCCGCCCGAGCGCTGGTGCGCGGAGCCTATGAACGCCGACGCGAAGCGGCGCCCCCTCATAGGCGTAGCGCCGCACCGAGCCGGACGGCCTGCGCCTTTGGCGACAGGACCGACGTCACGGATTCACTCCGTGACGGCTGCACGGGCTTCGCCGGGAAATGCCCCAAGGGAAGAGCTTCGAGGTGTCTGGACGCCATCTGGGCCGAGATCGAGGCCGTGCAGGAGCATGACCAGTGGCCGAGGCACTTATACTGGATCGTTTAGTGAGCGGCGCGAAAGCATGTCCTGAGCTTGCCGAAGGGGCCGGACAGCCTGCGCCACCGGGCGACAGGACCGACGTCACGGATACACTTCGTGACGGCTGCCGATGCGTGGTAGACTGAGGATCCAACGATCGAGCTTAGACGCGGCCTTACGAGAAGGCCATGGGCGGACAAGCTGCCCCGTAGGCCCTCAGAGGCCTATGTCTTCAGAATTTGAGGCTGTTGAGCAGCCTTCTGGAATCCGCCGAATATGGTCCTCGTTCAAAAACCTGTCTCGTGGGGCCCGCATATTTCCGGAGCAGCTCTTTGCAATGCGGAGTTGCAAGTATTCATGGCACTGTTACCTTAAGCACAATCTGGGGGGATGAATGAACGCTGTCGATGAACTTCAAGAGTCCGCCTCTGCCGGAAAGTTAGTAGTCGTAATGGGTGC
It encodes:
- the rpmF gene encoding 50S ribosomal protein L32, translated to MAVPKRKTSPSKRNMRRSHDALKNPQFQECPNCGELRLPHNVCASCGHYKGREILSEKA
- a CDS encoding MAPEG family protein — protein: MILPITMTLAGASALLTIWLAARVSRVRRQYKVSVGDGGNEALLRRIRAHGNYIETMPLTIILVGLIELAGGDGRILWAAAILYILSRILHAFGMDGDHRLRLRVIGMSGSTLVLVGLAGWSLSYAYRQPPAASVHEMRIGPGRTASR
- a CDS encoding MBL fold metallo-hydrolase, which translates into the protein MAPNPPMKVAILPVTPLQQNCCLIWCTATMRGAFTDPGGDLDRLKAAAAQHQVTIEKILLTHGHIDHCGSAKILADELGVKIEGPHEDDRFWIARLEDDGRNYGITGKSFESDRWLVDGDRVTVGELTLDVYHCPGHTPGHVVFHHPPSKLAIVGDVLFQGSIGRTDFPMGNHQDLIDAITSRLWPLGDDTAFVPGHGPMSTFGRERQTNPFVADRVLARG
- a CDS encoding class I SAM-dependent methyltransferase, with translation MELTRREALAAAFVPLLPAAPTPSYAAAAEPDYDVPYVPTPPELVEAMLDLAGVARGDYLIDLGCGDGRIAIAAARRGARALGVDIDPSRIEAANLALSLANLEGANVRFRRQDLFATPIREASVIALYLLPAINLRLRPRLLTELRPGARIVSHAFDMGEWRPEAEERHDGRRILLWRVPAVAGGRWALREADGTAWALDLDQRFQDVTGTMSGQGRVVEVEGTLTGTALAFTAGDRRFEGVVGGASMEGEGWRATRAQ